The Mesorhizobium sp. M1D.F.Ca.ET.043.01.1.1 genome contains a region encoding:
- a CDS encoding trimethylamine methyltransferase family protein — translation MSENAAVEQEPTGGRRGRGASSGAAARRAARSGGGPGTQLTYIKRKINVYEVLNEEGLALIEKNTDTVLEEIGIIFRDDAEALALWKEAGADVKGERVHFPKGLCRSLLKTAPSIYTQHARNPERSVQIGGNATVFAPVYGPPFVRDLDGNRRYATIEDFQNFVKLAYMAPSIHHSGGTVCEPVDVPVNKRHLDMVYSHIRYSDKPFMGSVTAPERAEDTVAMAKLVFGDDFVENNTVLTSLINANSPMVFDETMLGALKVYSRHHQACIVTPFILAGAMSPVTVAGTLTQVLAEVLAGASFTQLIRPGAPVLFGTFASSISMQSGAPTFGTPEPSLVSYGAAQLARRLGLPFRTGGSLCASKIPDAQAAYESANTLNSTILAGANFVLHSAGWLEGGLASCYEKFMMDIDQLGMQQKFAEGVDLSENGQAMDAIRQVGPGSHYLGCDHTQANFQTAFYRSNIADNNSYEQWLAEGEKTAPQRANELARRWLESYEAPHLDPAIDEALKDFIAKKKASMADAFT, via the coding sequence ATGAGCGAGAACGCGGCAGTCGAGCAGGAGCCGACAGGCGGACGGCGCGGACGCGGCGCAAGCAGCGGCGCGGCGGCGCGGCGTGCGGCGCGCTCGGGCGGCGGGCCGGGCACCCAGCTCACCTACATCAAGCGCAAGATCAACGTCTATGAGGTCCTCAATGAGGAAGGCCTGGCGCTGATCGAGAAGAACACCGACACGGTGCTGGAAGAGATCGGCATCATCTTCCGCGACGACGCCGAGGCGCTGGCGCTCTGGAAGGAAGCCGGCGCCGACGTCAAGGGCGAGCGCGTGCATTTCCCCAAAGGACTCTGCCGCTCGCTGCTCAAGACCGCGCCTTCGATCTACACCCAGCATGCGCGCAATCCGGAGCGCTCTGTGCAGATCGGCGGCAATGCGACTGTCTTCGCCCCGGTCTACGGCCCGCCCTTCGTGCGCGATCTCGACGGCAATCGCCGCTACGCCACGATCGAGGATTTCCAGAATTTCGTGAAGCTCGCCTATATGGCGCCGTCGATCCACCATTCCGGCGGCACGGTGTGCGAGCCGGTCGACGTGCCGGTCAACAAGCGCCATCTCGACATGGTCTACTCGCACATCCGTTATTCGGACAAACCGTTCATGGGCTCGGTCACCGCGCCGGAGCGCGCGGAAGACACGGTGGCGATGGCCAAGCTCGTGTTCGGCGACGATTTCGTCGAGAACAACACGGTGCTGACCAGCCTGATCAACGCCAACTCGCCGATGGTGTTCGACGAAACGATGCTCGGCGCGCTGAAAGTCTATTCGCGCCACCACCAGGCCTGCATCGTCACGCCGTTCATCCTGGCCGGCGCGATGAGCCCGGTGACGGTCGCCGGCACGCTGACACAGGTGCTCGCCGAAGTGCTGGCCGGCGCCTCGTTCACGCAGCTCATCCGCCCCGGCGCGCCGGTGCTGTTCGGCACCTTCGCCTCGTCGATTTCGATGCAGTCGGGCGCGCCGACCTTCGGCACGCCGGAGCCGTCACTGGTCTCCTATGGCGCGGCGCAGCTTGCCCGTCGCCTCGGCTTGCCGTTCCGCACCGGCGGCTCGCTCTGCGCCTCGAAGATCCCGGACGCGCAGGCGGCCTATGAGAGCGCCAACACGCTGAACTCGACGATCCTTGCCGGCGCCAATTTCGTGCTGCATTCGGCCGGCTGGCTCGAGGGCGGTCTCGCCTCCTGCTATGAAAAATTCATGATGGACATCGACCAGCTCGGCATGCAGCAGAAATTCGCAGAGGGCGTCGACCTGTCCGAAAACGGCCAGGCGATGGATGCCATCCGTCAGGTCGGTCCGGGCAGCCATTATCTTGGCTGCGACCACACGCAGGCGAATTTCCAGACGGCCTTCTACCGCTCCAACATCGCCGACAACAATTCCTACGAGCAGTGGCTGGCCGAGGGTGAGAAGACCGCGCCGCAGCGCGCCAACGAGCTTGCCCGCCGCTGGCTGGAAAGCTACGAGGCGCCGCATCTCGATCCGGCGATCGACGAGGCGCTGAAGGACTTCATCGCCAAGAAGAAAGCCTCGATGGCCGACGCCTTCACTTGA
- a CDS encoding LysR substrate-binding domain-containing protein — protein sequence MNAPLNHPLPLLDLDVLRTFVAIAETGSFTTAANAVFRTPSAVSMQIKKLEDILGRSVFARDARSVTLTTDGEMLLGYARRLLSINREVVSKFIIPDIVGVVRLGSPDDYGERVLPHVLKRFAQSHPSIAVDVTIDQSINLRRRMDDRALDITLLTNSYKTSALGAEVLLTEPIVWAGAKGGCAHLREPLPVSLWEEGCAWRAGALEALGREGRNYRIAYMSAHTAGQRAAIMADLAVAPLPKSFLGDEMVSLGAKDGMPDIGTYNLAMVVAPDASAPVKAVADHIRATFELFRETGKF from the coding sequence ATGAACGCCCCGCTCAACCATCCTCTGCCGCTGCTCGATCTCGACGTGCTGCGCACTTTCGTGGCGATCGCCGAGACTGGCAGTTTCACCACCGCCGCCAACGCGGTGTTCCGCACGCCCTCGGCCGTCTCCATGCAGATCAAGAAGCTGGAAGACATTCTCGGCCGCTCCGTTTTCGCGCGCGACGCGCGTTCCGTGACGCTGACCACCGATGGCGAGATGCTGCTTGGCTACGCCCGTCGGCTGTTGTCGATCAACCGCGAGGTGGTGTCGAAATTCATCATTCCCGACATCGTCGGCGTGGTCAGGCTCGGCTCTCCTGACGATTATGGCGAGCGCGTGCTGCCGCATGTGCTGAAGCGCTTCGCGCAGTCGCATCCGTCGATCGCGGTCGACGTCACCATCGACCAGAGCATCAATCTGCGCCGGCGCATGGACGATCGCGCGCTCGACATCACGCTGCTCACCAATTCCTACAAGACCAGCGCGCTCGGCGCCGAGGTGCTTTTGACCGAACCGATCGTCTGGGCCGGCGCCAAGGGCGGCTGCGCGCATCTGCGCGAACCGCTGCCGGTGTCGCTTTGGGAAGAGGGCTGCGCCTGGCGGGCCGGCGCCCTGGAAGCGCTCGGGCGCGAGGGCCGCAACTACCGAATCGCGTATATGAGCGCCCACACGGCCGGCCAGCGCGCCGCGATCATGGCCGACCTTGCCGTGGCGCCGCTGCCCAAGTCGTTCCTCGGCGACGAGATGGTGTCGCTTGGCGCGAAGGACGGCATGCCCGACATCGGCACCTACAATCTCGCCATGGTGGTGGCGCCCGATGCCAGCGCGCCGGTGAAGGCCGTCGCCGACCACATCCGCGCGACGTTCGAACTGTTCCGCGAAACCGGCAAGTTCTGA
- a CDS encoding methylenetetrahydrofolate reductase C-terminal domain-containing protein: MSEKQPAVTQATLVKKAAPKSDYKPADVSPQRRVQRTFAVRLWSIRHSRLLEWFYSRFADVFLLLHPLWKGIGYGRVEVPVKFVEKRVKGFMFDCRMCGQCILSSTGMSCPMNCPKQLRNGPCGGVRANGNCEVEPDMPCVWVKAWEGSRNMVHGDNILNVQKPVDQSLRETSAWLRVTAQAAAARETAQNPQNTGASA, translated from the coding sequence ATGTCTGAGAAGCAGCCGGCGGTTACCCAGGCCACATTGGTCAAGAAGGCAGCGCCGAAGTCCGACTACAAGCCTGCCGACGTGTCGCCGCAGCGGCGCGTCCAGCGCACTTTTGCCGTGCGATTGTGGTCGATCCGGCACTCGCGATTGCTCGAATGGTTCTACAGCAGGTTCGCCGACGTCTTCCTGCTCTTGCATCCCTTGTGGAAAGGCATCGGCTACGGCCGTGTCGAGGTCCCCGTCAAATTCGTCGAGAAACGCGTCAAGGGCTTCATGTTCGACTGCCGCATGTGCGGCCAGTGCATCCTCTCCTCGACCGGCATGTCGTGCCCGATGAACTGCCCGAAGCAGTTGCGCAACGGCCCTTGCGGCGGCGTGCGCGCCAACGGCAATTGCGAGGTCGAGCCGGACATGCCCTGCGTCTGGGTCAAGGCCTGGGAAGGCTCCCGCAACATGGTGCATGGCGACAATATCCTCAACGTGCAGAAGCCGGTCGACCAGTCGCTGCGCGAAACCTCGGCCTGGCTCAGGGTAACCGCGCAGGCCGCTGCAGCACGTGAAACCGCCCAGAACCCCCAGAACACCGGAGCTTCGGCATGA
- a CDS encoding methyltetrahydrofolate cobalamin methyltransferase, giving the protein MTRTIVASATREIVIGFDQPFCVIGERINPTGRKKLAAEMVAGNFETVIKDALEQAACGATMLDVNAGVTAVDPNATEPALLVQTLEIVQNLVDLPLSIDSSVTAAIEAALKVAKGRPLVNSVTGEEEKLEAILPLVKKYNVPVVAISNDETGISMDPDVRFAVAKKIVERCADHGIPSHDVVVDPLVMPIGALGDAGRQVFALLRRLREELKVNTTCGLSNISFGLPHRHGINAAFIPMVIGAGMTSAIMNPVRPQEMEAVRGANVLNGSDENCTTWIRTYKDYKPAEGGHAVAAPVAVTAPGDGAAAAGGRRRGGREARMARA; this is encoded by the coding sequence ATGACCCGTACCATCGTCGCCTCGGCGACCCGAGAAATCGTCATCGGCTTCGACCAGCCCTTCTGCGTGATCGGCGAGCGCATCAACCCGACCGGCCGCAAGAAGCTTGCCGCCGAGATGGTGGCCGGTAATTTCGAAACCGTCATCAAGGATGCGCTGGAACAGGCCGCCTGCGGCGCCACCATGCTCGACGTCAATGCCGGCGTCACCGCCGTCGACCCCAATGCGACCGAGCCGGCGCTCTTGGTGCAGACGCTGGAGATCGTGCAGAACCTGGTCGACCTGCCGCTGTCGATCGACTCCTCGGTGACCGCCGCGATCGAGGCGGCGCTCAAGGTCGCCAAGGGCCGCCCGCTGGTCAACTCCGTCACCGGCGAGGAAGAAAAGCTCGAGGCGATCCTGCCCTTGGTCAAGAAATACAACGTTCCGGTCGTCGCCATCTCCAATGACGAGACCGGCATCTCGATGGATCCGGACGTCCGCTTCGCCGTCGCCAAGAAGATCGTCGAGCGCTGCGCCGATCACGGCATCCCCTCGCACGACGTCGTCGTCGACCCGCTGGTGATGCCGATCGGTGCGCTGGGCGATGCCGGCCGCCAGGTTTTCGCGCTGCTGCGCCGCCTGCGCGAGGAGCTCAAGGTGAACACCACCTGCGGCCTCTCCAACATCTCCTTCGGCCTGCCGCATCGCCACGGCATCAACGCCGCCTTCATCCCGATGGTGATCGGCGCCGGCATGACGAGCGCCATCATGAACCCGGTCCGACCGCAGGAGATGGAGGCCGTGCGCGGCGCCAACGTGCTGAACGGCAGCGACGAGAACTGCACCACCTGGATTCGCACCTACAAGGACTACAAGCCGGCTGAAGGCGGCCATGCGGTCGCGGCTCCGGTTGCGGTCACCGCCCCTGGCGATGGCGCCGCCGCTGCCGGTGGTCGCCGCCGCGGCGGCCGAGAGGCCCGCATGGCGAGGGCATAA
- a CDS encoding NAD(P)-dependent oxidoreductase: MRILLTGSSGWLGSALGPRLDALGHEVIGLDPVASARTQVVGSIADRELVFGTVREHRIEAVIHSGALHKSNIEHYENADFVATNVQGTLNLLDAAVACGIDRFVFTSTTSLMISQAIRAGFQGGARKAAWLTEDMSPEPRNIYGVTKLSAEHLCRLYHIEHGLPVVVLRTARFFPEADDMAHAIEQSDANTKANELLFRRLTVEDAAEAHVLALEKAPQLGFDLFIVSAPTPFRPEDCAELIADAPAVVARYFPDYPRLYARKGWTMFSSIDRVYDPSRAREKLGFVCKTSFADVLAALEAEA, translated from the coding sequence ATGCGTATCTTGCTCACAGGATCGTCCGGCTGGCTGGGCAGTGCGCTTGGCCCCCGGCTCGACGCGCTCGGCCATGAGGTGATCGGCCTCGATCCTGTTGCCTCGGCGCGCACGCAAGTCGTCGGCTCGATTGCCGACCGCGAGCTCGTCTTCGGAACCGTCCGCGAGCACCGCATCGAAGCTGTCATTCACAGCGGCGCGCTGCACAAATCGAACATCGAACATTACGAGAATGCGGACTTCGTCGCGACCAATGTGCAAGGGACGCTGAACCTGCTCGACGCAGCGGTGGCGTGCGGCATCGACCGTTTCGTCTTCACCTCGACGACATCGCTGATGATCTCGCAGGCGATTCGCGCCGGTTTCCAGGGCGGCGCGCGCAAGGCTGCGTGGTTGACCGAGGACATGTCGCCCGAGCCGCGCAACATCTATGGCGTGACCAAGCTTTCGGCGGAGCATCTTTGCCGTCTTTACCACATCGAGCATGGGTTGCCGGTCGTGGTGCTGCGCACGGCGCGCTTCTTTCCCGAGGCCGACGACATGGCGCATGCCATCGAGCAGTCGGACGCCAACACCAAGGCGAATGAATTGCTGTTCCGCAGGCTGACGGTCGAGGACGCGGCCGAGGCGCATGTTCTGGCGCTGGAGAAGGCGCCGCAGCTCGGCTTCGACCTGTTCATCGTCTCGGCGCCGACTCCGTTCCGGCCGGAAGACTGCGCCGAGCTGATCGCCGACGCGCCGGCCGTCGTCGCGCGCTATTTCCCGGATTACCCGAGGCTCTATGCGAGGAAGGGGTGGACGATGTTCTCCTCGATCGACCGCGTCTACGACCCGTCGCGGGCGAGGGAGAAGCTGGGCTTCGTCTGCAAGACGAGTTTTGCCGATGTGCTTGCAGCGCTGGAAGCGGAGGCGTGA
- a CDS encoding methylenetetrahydrofolate reductase, with amino-acid sequence MSARQRDENPAGIHLPLDPLPGHTSRGRLERVLRRGEFAVTTELNPPDSADPEDVYNRAKIFDGWVDAINAVDASGANCHMSSVGICALLTRMGYAPIMQIACRDKNRIAIQGDVLGGAAMGVANMLCLTGDGVQAGDQPGAKPVFDLDSMSLLETIRIMRDNGKFLSGRKLTTPPQVFLGAAVNPFAPPFDFRPIHLGKKIAAGAQFVQTQYCFDVPMFKTFMQKARDLGHTEKVFVLCGVGPLASAKTAKWIRSNVPGIHIPDAVIKRLEGAQDQKKEGKQLCIDIINEVKEIPGVAGVHVMAYRQEEYVAEIVDESGVLKGRRPWKREIRRDDQIVAERLDHILHDEITETQVDMVKTAH; translated from the coding sequence ATGAGCGCCCGCCAGCGCGACGAGAACCCGGCCGGCATCCACCTGCCGCTCGATCCCCTGCCCGGCCACACCTCGCGCGGCCGGCTGGAGCGCGTGCTGCGCCGCGGCGAGTTCGCGGTGACGACCGAGCTCAACCCGCCCGACAGCGCCGACCCGGAAGACGTCTACAACCGCGCCAAGATCTTCGACGGCTGGGTCGATGCCATCAACGCGGTCGACGCCTCAGGCGCCAACTGCCACATGTCGTCGGTCGGCATCTGCGCCCTGCTCACCCGCATGGGCTATGCCCCGATCATGCAGATCGCCTGCCGCGACAAGAACCGCATCGCCATCCAGGGCGACGTGCTGGGCGGCGCGGCGATGGGCGTCGCCAACATGCTGTGCCTCACCGGCGACGGCGTGCAGGCCGGCGACCAGCCGGGCGCCAAGCCGGTGTTCGACCTCGATTCCATGTCGCTGCTCGAAACCATCCGCATCATGCGCGACAACGGCAAGTTCCTGTCCGGCCGCAAGCTGACCACGCCGCCGCAGGTCTTCCTCGGCGCCGCCGTCAACCCCTTCGCGCCGCCCTTCGATTTCCGCCCGATCCATCTCGGCAAGAAGATCGCCGCCGGCGCGCAGTTCGTACAGACGCAGTATTGCTTCGACGTGCCGATGTTCAAAACCTTCATGCAGAAGGCGCGGGACTTGGGGCATACGGAAAAGGTCTTCGTCCTGTGCGGCGTCGGGCCGCTCGCTTCCGCCAAGACGGCGAAATGGATCCGCTCCAACGTGCCGGGCATCCATATCCCCGATGCGGTGATCAAGCGGCTCGAAGGCGCGCAGGACCAGAAGAAGGAAGGCAAGCAGCTCTGCATCGACATCATCAACGAGGTGAAGGAAATCCCGGGCGTCGCTGGCGTCCATGTGATGGCCTACCGCCAGGAAGAGTATGTCGCCGAGATCGTCGATGAATCCGGCGTGCTGAAAGGCCGCCGGCCCTGGAAGCGGGAGATCCGCCGCGACGACCAGATCGTCGCCGAGCGGCTCGACCACATCCTGCATGACGAAATTACCGAAACCCAGGTGGATATGGTGAAGACCGCGCATTGA
- a CDS encoding DUF1638 domain-containing protein, protein MVKTQKTEPNQTDRLLVIACGMIAREVLAVKQQLKLDHLELTCLPAEFHFYPDRIAPAMDKAIAKAKADGYKHIFVGYADCGTGGLLDRVIEKHGVERMAGPHCFAFYQGMDAYAKVADGDMMSFYMTDFLCRQFEAFFIKPLGLDRHPELIKDYFGNYEKLIYLAQTDDPELDKVAEKAAALLGLAYERRATGYGDLTAELARAAASA, encoded by the coding sequence TTGGTCAAAACGCAAAAAACGGAACCGAATCAAACAGACAGGCTGCTCGTCATCGCCTGCGGGATGATTGCGCGCGAAGTTTTGGCCGTCAAGCAACAGCTAAAGCTCGACCATCTCGAGCTGACCTGCCTGCCGGCAGAGTTCCATTTCTATCCCGACCGCATCGCGCCGGCGATGGACAAGGCGATCGCGAAGGCGAAGGCGGACGGTTACAAGCACATCTTCGTCGGCTATGCCGACTGCGGCACCGGCGGCCTGCTCGACCGCGTGATCGAGAAGCACGGCGTCGAGCGCATGGCAGGCCCGCACTGCTTTGCCTTCTACCAAGGCATGGACGCCTATGCGAAGGTCGCCGACGGCGACATGATGTCGTTCTACATGACCGACTTCCTCTGCCGCCAGTTCGAGGCCTTCTTCATCAAGCCGCTCGGCTTGGACAGGCATCCGGAGCTGATCAAGGACTATTTCGGCAACTACGAGAAGCTGATCTATCTCGCCCAGACCGACGATCCGGAACTCGACAAGGTCGCGGAGAAGGCTGCCGCCCTGCTCGGCCTCGCCTATGAGCGCCGTGCGACCGGTTATGGCGATTTGACGGCCGAGCTGGCGCGGGCGGCGGCCAGCGCCTGA
- a CDS encoding DUF4893 domain-containing protein: MTPRLLLAALCLIGFALPAHADGEVQKLITAADKARLDKYGETRKVALEEAKAGDPAEVKQLDALLAKPLIAFSDKDLTGNWKCRTIKAGGLSPLVIYGWFKCKVTDDGSGWRLQKTSGSQRTMGRFFDDGEKRAIYLGSFSVNDDKAKPYGSGPESDQVGYAFRNSATEWRIEFPAPYYESKLDIMEFKR; encoded by the coding sequence ATGACCCCTCGCCTCCTGCTTGCCGCTCTTTGCCTGATCGGCTTCGCCCTGCCGGCCCATGCCGACGGCGAGGTACAGAAGCTGATCACCGCCGCGGACAAGGCGCGGCTCGACAAATATGGCGAGACGCGCAAGGTCGCCCTCGAGGAAGCGAAGGCCGGCGATCCGGCCGAGGTGAAGCAGTTGGACGCGCTGCTCGCCAAGCCGCTGATCGCCTTCTCCGACAAGGATCTGACCGGCAATTGGAAATGCCGCACCATCAAGGCCGGCGGCTTGAGCCCGCTCGTCATCTATGGCTGGTTCAAATGCAAGGTGACCGACGACGGCTCCGGCTGGCGGCTGCAAAAGACCAGCGGCTCGCAGCGCACGATGGGCCGCTTCTTCGACGACGGCGAGAAGCGCGCCATCTATCTCGGCTCTTTCTCGGTCAATGACGACAAGGCCAAGCCTTATGGCAGCGGTCCCGAAAGCGACCAGGTCGGCTACGCCTTCCGCAACAGCGCCACCGAATGGCGCATCGAATTCCCCGCGCCCTATTACGAATCGAAGCTCGACATCATGGAATTCAAGCGCTGA
- a CDS encoding B12-binding domain-containing protein has protein sequence MSDDEIILSELSDEELVQQMHDDLYDGLKEEIEEGTHILLERNWAPYKVLTEALVEGMRIVGEDFRDGILFVPEVLLSANAMKAGMAILRPLLAATGAPKQGKMVIGTVKGDIHDIGKNLVGMMMEGAGFDVIDLGINNAVEKYLEAIEQHQPDIIGMSALLTTTMPYMKVVIDTMKEKGIRDDYVVLVGGAPLNEEFGKAVGADAYCRDAAVAVETAKDFMKRKHNVRATA, from the coding sequence ATGTCCGACGACGAGATCATCCTTTCCGAGCTTTCCGACGAGGAGCTTGTGCAGCAGATGCACGACGACCTCTATGACGGGCTTAAGGAAGAGATCGAGGAAGGCACCCATATCCTTCTTGAGCGCAATTGGGCGCCCTACAAGGTGCTGACCGAAGCCCTGGTCGAAGGCATGCGCATCGTCGGCGAGGATTTCCGCGACGGCATCCTGTTCGTGCCGGAGGTGCTGCTGTCGGCCAACGCCATGAAGGCCGGCATGGCCATCCTGCGCCCGCTGCTCGCCGCCACCGGCGCGCCGAAGCAGGGCAAGATGGTGATCGGCACCGTCAAGGGCGACATCCACGACATCGGCAAGAACCTCGTCGGCATGATGATGGAAGGCGCCGGCTTCGACGTCATTGACCTCGGCATCAACAACGCCGTCGAGAAATATCTCGAAGCGATCGAGCAGCACCAGCCCGACATCATCGGCATGTCGGCGCTGCTCACCACCACCATGCCCTACATGAAGGTCGTCATCGACACGATGAAGGAAAAGGGCATCCGCGACGACTATGTCGTGCTGGTCGGCGGCGCGCCGCTCAACGAGGAATTCGGCAAGGCCGTCGGTGCCGACGCCTATTGCCGCGACGCGGCGGTTGCCGTCGAGACCGCCAAGGATTTCATGAAGCGCAAGCACAACGTTCGCGCTACCGCCTGA
- a CDS encoding virulence factor — protein sequence MADLIVVYWRDIPAQVIVKKGRQNAKRELPLRFTEAIDMCAMRTGAGGTDDYLAEWRKAEPVPVGDDIEAEVEKAFNELDAKYDRERLVALVKAGGKENV from the coding sequence ATGGCCGATCTGATCGTCGTCTATTGGCGCGACATCCCTGCGCAGGTCATCGTCAAGAAGGGCCGGCAGAACGCCAAGCGCGAGCTGCCGCTGCGCTTCACCGAGGCGATCGACATGTGCGCCATGCGCACCGGCGCCGGCGGCACCGACGATTACCTGGCCGAATGGCGCAAGGCCGAGCCGGTTCCGGTCGGCGACGACATCGAAGCCGAGGTCGAGAAGGCGTTCAACGAACTCGACGCGAAATACGACCGCGAGCGGCTGGTCGCTCTGGTCAAGGCTGGCGGGAAAGAAAATGTCTGA
- a CDS encoding formyl transferase — MAALESSPRPIVVVTEGGPHIWAIVNALADRAGPVSVILETPESKKRLLLGRARRQGWISAIGQLGTMVLTRLGKRFLAGHAARLVAKEKLETEPRPGQAIVHVPSADGPECLETIRKIRPGVVLLAGCRLLSKDTLANMPCPVLNYHAGIAPKYRGMNGGYWALASGDPENFGTTVHLVDAGVDTGGVLKQARGKPKHGDTIASYALRQAAFSRDICAEAVSDAVAGKLATIDPGLPSKQWYHPTIWFYLWTGLTKRVW, encoded by the coding sequence GTGGCAGCGTTGGAATCCAGTCCTCGACCGATCGTGGTCGTCACGGAAGGCGGTCCCCATATCTGGGCCATCGTGAATGCGCTTGCCGATCGCGCCGGCCCCGTCAGCGTCATCCTCGAAACGCCTGAATCGAAAAAGCGTTTGCTGCTCGGCCGCGCCCGCCGCCAGGGCTGGATCTCGGCCATCGGCCAGCTCGGCACCATGGTGCTGACCAGGCTCGGCAAGCGCTTCCTTGCCGGTCACGCCGCGCGCCTGGTCGCCAAGGAGAAGCTCGAGACCGAGCCTCGCCCCGGCCAGGCGATCGTCCATGTGCCTTCCGCCGACGGACCGGAATGTCTTGAGACGATCCGGAAGATAAGGCCGGGCGTCGTGCTGCTCGCCGGTTGCCGGCTGCTGTCGAAGGACACTCTGGCAAACATGCCTTGCCCGGTGCTCAACTACCACGCCGGCATCGCGCCGAAATATCGCGGCATGAATGGCGGCTACTGGGCTCTGGCCTCTGGCGATCCAGAGAATTTCGGCACGACCGTACATCTGGTCGATGCCGGCGTCGACACCGGCGGCGTGCTGAAGCAGGCGCGCGGCAAGCCGAAGCACGGCGACACCATCGCCAGCTACGCGCTGCGGCAGGCGGCGTTTTCACGCGACATCTGCGCCGAGGCGGTGAGCGACGCGGTGGCTGGAAAGCTTGCGACGATCGATCCCGGCCTGCCGTCGAAGCAATGGTACCACCCGACGATCTGGTTCTATCTCTGGACGGGTCTGACGAAGCGCGTCTGGTAA
- a CDS encoding alpha/beta hydrolase: MPSLKSHVVSFILRHSRKKAFSSPENLQRWIAYARKTEDYHPPVLLKARLDITETSVDGFPVYEIAPRAGERRRILYMHGGAFVFQITSYHWVLIAEMAERLGFGVTVPIYPIAPEHNFHDMFGMVGDVYRRMLEETDAADIVFMGDSAGGNMAVVLTMMAAEEGLPAPSRHVLISPGLDMSLSNPEVFEAERNDPWLGISGGLEAIRLYSAGIDRADWRISPLYGDLSVLPKTLLLTGSRDLLSPDNLIFAERARGAGVEVDVVYEEGMFHVWPLIEMPEARRARDSIVNFLTSGPRSRRARVRRRTKAAIAASAAPAAE; encoded by the coding sequence ATGCCCAGTTTGAAAAGCCACGTCGTCTCGTTCATTCTTAGGCACAGCCGTAAGAAGGCCTTTTCCAGTCCCGAAAATCTGCAGCGCTGGATCGCCTACGCGCGCAAGACCGAGGACTACCATCCACCGGTATTGCTCAAGGCACGGCTGGATATCACCGAGACCAGCGTCGACGGCTTTCCCGTCTATGAGATCGCACCGAGGGCCGGCGAGCGCCGGCGCATCCTTTATATGCATGGCGGTGCGTTCGTCTTCCAGATCACGTCTTATCACTGGGTGCTGATCGCCGAGATGGCGGAGCGACTGGGTTTCGGCGTCACCGTGCCGATCTATCCGATCGCGCCGGAGCACAATTTCCATGACATGTTCGGCATGGTCGGCGACGTCTACCGGCGCATGCTGGAGGAGACCGATGCCGCAGATATCGTCTTCATGGGCGATTCCGCCGGCGGCAACATGGCCGTGGTGCTCACCATGATGGCCGCCGAGGAAGGCCTTCCCGCACCGTCGCGGCACGTGCTGATCTCGCCCGGCCTCGATATGTCGCTGTCCAATCCGGAGGTGTTCGAGGCGGAGCGCAACGATCCATGGCTCGGCATTTCCGGCGGGCTCGAGGCGATCCGGCTCTACAGCGCCGGCATCGACCGCGCCGACTGGCGCATCAGCCCGCTCTACGGCGATCTCTCCGTGCTGCCGAAAACGCTGCTGCTCACCGGCTCGCGCGACCTGCTCAGCCCCGACAATCTGATCTTCGCCGAACGGGCGCGCGGCGCCGGCGTCGAGGTCGACGTAGTCTACGAAGAAGGCATGTTCCACGTCTGGCCGCTGATCGAGATGCCGGAAGCGCGCCGCGCGCGTGACAGCATCGTCAACTTCCTCACCAGCGGGCCGAGATCACGGCGCGCCCGCGTACGGCGCAGGACAAAAGCCGCTATCGCGGCCAGCGCCGCACCGGCGGCCGAATAG